The DNA window CCGATCCGTTACTCCAACAGCCTCCGGTACTGTTCCATGTTCAGATCGAAGTTGGCTTGGTTGCCTTGCTTGCCGTAGCAGAGAGCCAGGTAGTAATAACCGTACGTGCTCTCGAAGTACTGGCTGACCAGGGCGTTGCCCACGTTCACGCCGGTCTCGAACTGCTCGCGGGCCTGCCGTGCCAGCTCCTCCTTGGCCGCGGGGTCCTGCTCGTCCGCGGCTCGCTCTTCCAGCTGCGCGCCGTACTTGTAGTGGAGCTGGAGCTTCTGCAGCAGGGTGTTCTCCTCGGGGATGTCCTCCAGCGCCAGCGCCATGCCGTACATCTCGATGGCGTCCGGATAGCGCAGCACCCGGTTGTCGGCGTATAGAATGGCCGCCTGGAGCGAGAGGAAATAGACGTCCTCGTCGTTGGCCGTATCGTCGTCGGTCTCGTAGATCCCCATCACGCGCACCAGCAGGTCGCCCGCGCGCTCCAAATCGCCCTGTTCCTGGGACAGGTTGGCGATGTCGACCATCAGGGGGGCATCGTCCGGGTGATCGACCAGCAGCTTGTCGTAGATGGCCACCGCTTCGTCCTTGCGGTCGAGGCGGCTCAGGACGTTGGCCTTGTCCGAGAGCAGTTCGTAGGCGCCGGGATTGCCCTCGAGCACCTGGTCGAGCAGCTCCAGGGCCTCCTGGAGAATGGCCGGGTCGTTGTCATGCTCCATGGCCAATTGTATCTTCACGCGAGCCAGGTTCTTGATGGGCGAGAGGGAATCGGGCAGGGCGGCAAAAGCCAGCCTGTAATAGCCCTCGGCGGCCTCGTAGTAGCCGGCCTGGTACTCGTTCGTGGCGTTGTTGACCTGCATGAAGTAGTTGTAGCGGAGCGATTCCTGGACTCGGTCGTTCAGGCCCTGATCCATTTTCAGGGTCTTCTGGTAATAGTCGTAGGACATGCTGTAGTTGCGCTTCGCCTCCAGGAAATCGTTCTCCCGTATCTGCTCCTCGGCCTTCTTGGAATGAGCCTCGCCGAGATAGAAGTAGGCCTCCGCCTCGTCGGGACTGTAGTCCAGTCCTTCGTGCAGCACCGAGATGGCCTTGTCGTACATCAGCTGGTCGATGTAGAGGATGGCGCTGGTCACGTGGGCG is part of the bacterium genome and encodes:
- a CDS encoding tetratricopeptide repeat protein yields the protein MRAKKILVLAGALALLAIAGCRSAHVTSAILYIDQLMYDKAISVLHEGLDYSPDEAEAYFYLGEAHSKKAEEQIRENDFLEAKRNYSMSYDYYQKTLKMDQGLNDRVQESLRYNYFMQVNNATNEYQAGYYEAAEGYYRLAFAALPDSLSPIKNLARVKIQLAMEHDNDPAILQEALELLDQVLEGNPGAYELLSDKANVLSRLDRKDEAVAIYDKLLVDHPDDAPLMVDIANLSQEQGDLERAGDLLVRVMGIYETDDDTANDEDVYFLSLQAAILYADNRVLRYPDAIEMYGMALALEDIPEENTLLQKLQLHYKYGAQLEERAADEQDPAAKEELARQAREQFETGVNVGNALVSQYFESTYGYYYLALCYGKQGNQANFDLNMEQYRRLLE